The Candidatus Nanohalovita haloferacivicina region ACAGCGTCCGTCGCCAGTTCAACACTGCCATTGAAACAGTGGAGCATAACTCCGGGAAGATCGTACTCCGAAATAATTTCCACGGCCTCTCTTTCAGCATCACGTGAATGAACCACGACAGGCTTCTCCAGATCCTCAGCAAGAGCAAGCATCTCACGGAAAACCTCTCGCTGCCTATCCCTCACGGCCTCATCGGTGATGTGGTGGTGATCAAGGCCTATTTCTCCTACTGCAACAGGATCGTTATCTCTAATCTGTTCCTTGACCTCTTCCAGCTGATCAAACTTCTCAGTATAGGTTGGGTGAAGGCCTAGATTTGCTACTACGAAATCAGGGTATTTTTCCTGAAGTTTCAGGGCCTGTTCATTGTTTTCTACACAGCTACCGGCGTTGACGATAAATTCGAGTTCTTCTTTGGATCTTTCAATTACTTCTTCTCTATCATCTTTGAACTGGTCGAAATCTATGTGGCAGTGTGCATCAACAGGCTTCATAGGTTGTTAAGGCCTTCAATGTCTTTTAACTATGTTTGAAATCTCCAGACCTCTGTAGTTGAATGCAGTTGAAATTATAACTTTATCTCATAAACTGTGTGATGGGGGAGGAGTTTTTTGCCAGAATTAGTTAAGCAAGTAGGATTTTGTCTAGTCTGTGGTAACGCTGTTCACAGTGATCAGGACATGGAAAGACAGGCCGACGGCGTATGCCATGAGTCCTGTCTTTGATTGATCTGCCACAGACATCCCAACCTATCTTTTCTCTTTATCCAGTCTGGCTTCTGTAGCACCTTTCTGACCCATGTACTTCGAATCCTTCTTATCGCCGTACGGATTCTCGGCCTCCGAAGTCATAGTCTCAATAGCCATCTGACAGATACGGTCCTCAGGATAAATCGTGATCGGCACGTTTCCCAGGTTCTGAATCTCGAGAGTGATCTGGCCTTCAAAACCTGCGTCGACGAAACCTCCAGCAGCGTGCGGGATAAGGCCTAGACGCGCGTAAGATGAACGACCTTCGATTCTTGCAACCATGTCATTCGGGATATTAACTGTCTCAAGTGTAGTACCCAGCACAAACTCTCCGGGATGGACAACTACTCCTTCCTCGGCAGTGGCCTTCATATCCTCCTGTTTCCTCGAAAAATCATCCATGTCTTTTGTATCCAGGGCCTTCATCTTCCTGGTCTGTGGAAATGTGAAGTCGTATCCAAGCCTTAGATCGATCGAGGAAGGACCTACCTGAAGTTCTTCATCAAGTTCAGGGCCTTTTTCGACGTATACTGCGTTTTCCTCTTTAATTAACTGTTTAATGTCCTTGTCAGAGAGTATGGCCATACTTGTTTTTCAGCTATAGGAACTTTTTATGCCTTCACGCCGCAAATACTTTCATGAAAAAGCTGTTGACAATTCTTTTTCTACTCGTATTTTTCAGTTTAACAGCCTCAGCTGACATATACCACGAGGCCCACGTCGCACCTGACTACATGCAGCTTAATACTTCTATAGGCCTTGAATGCGAGAGCAACTGCCCGGTAAATCGGTGGACGCTTACCTGGCAGGTACCGGAAACCGCAGAGATCGTCTCTATAGAGGATTCTGTAGGAGAGATCGAAGATTACAGTATAAATGGCAGAAACCTGCAGATAACAACCAATACTGGGCCAAAAAGAATGAATGAGACAATAAGGATTGTAATGAATATTTCAAAGGATTCCGAGGAAATATATAACGGCCTTTACAAGAGAGAGATTTCTCTGCCTGGTTTTGAGGGAGATGAGAGCCGTGGAGTTCTGAAAGTTGATAACCTGATCTCTGGCTGGAAGAGCTACGGATTCGATACTTCTTACGCTAATAATACTATGAAATTCAGGGGTGAAGGCCCGGCTTCTCTACGTGTCAAGTTCGGAGAAGGTGAGAAGACTCAATACTACGAGTTCTTCGGGGATTACACCGGGAATACTTCTCAGGCCTACGAAATTTCTATAGGTACTATCGGTGTTGAGCAGGAGTTTGACGGGTTTCCTGTGGCCTCGATGCCTGATGAGGTCTATGATACTAGGGCCAATTCGTGGAGTGCGGGAGAGTATATTGGTGGATCGATGATGATCCGTAGCGATCTTGGAGATAATTACGTGCCGATCTTGGCGCATGAGACTGTTCACGGCCTTAATGATAGAGAGTTGAACTGGGATAGAACTTCTTCGGCTTACTTCGATGAGGGAACTTCTGAGTATGTGGAGGCTCAGGTCAGGAAGAAGTTGAGCGCGGAGAACAGTGATGTTAGGCCTCCTGGAGAGATTTTTGGCGAGGATATCAGGTGGGATCCTGATCCAAGAGATAATACTTACAGCCTGGTACCTTCTCGAGGTGATAGGGATGAGCTCTGGAATTACTACCGTAATGATCGTGAATTCATGAAGGAGTGGTCCAGCAGGATGGCTGAGCACAGAAGCTTTGGTTATGCTTACTCCGAGCTTGTTATCAGGAATTATGTGGCTGAGGGAGGCCGTTTGTCCGATGTTTACAGAGGCCTTAAGGTCAGCAATAAGGTGACGGATCCCGACGTGAAGTGGGGTGTTTTCTCCAGTCAGATGGATATGACGCCATGTAAATACGAAAGCAGGGAGAGATTCGACAGCTGTCTTGATAGAATAAACGAGTACGATTATCCTGTGTATTCTGCGAAGCCTACGAGGCAGAAAGAGAATCTTACGGTTGAGAGACTGGAGATACCGGAGAACAGATTCAGGGGAGAGACTGGAATGGTTGATTCTCTGAAGTACGATATTCAGGGCCTTGTGGACTACTTCAGAGAGCTTCTGAAAACTGTTTTCTCAAGTATTTAGAGGCCTTTCCTTGTTTTCATAAATATTCTTGAGTAAGTTCTGGTTATGGCTTTGGAAGGAGTAGTTCAGTTGATTCTTTCGCTTATTCAGCAGCACGGTGTTATCGCTGTAATGCTTGGAATGGTGATTGAGGAAGTTTTTGTGCCGGTTCCATCTCCTATAATTCCGATGGCAGCTGGATTTCTGCTCCTTGACGCAACCACGCTACCAGCAGCCGTTGTTCAGGCCTTTTTCCTGATTGCGTTACCTGCGTCGATTGCATCAGTTCTGAGCTCATACTTTGTCTATGGCATAGCCTACTATGGTGGAGAGCCGATTGTTAGGAAGTATGGAAAGTATCTGGATATTTCCTGGGAGGAGATACAGCACTTGGAAGATCACTTTGACTCGGGAAGAGAGAAATACTATGTTGCAATTTTCCGCGCAATCCCTATCGTACCTCTATCACTGATCTCCGGTTCTGCAGGCCTATTCAAGATGGACTGGAAACAGTATGGAATATGGTCATTCATCGGCATGGTGCCCAGAAACTTTGTACTGGCATTGATCGGATGGTGGATAGGAAGCGAGGATTACCTCAGACAGATCGCAGGCCTGATCGACAACCTATCAACACTTGTACTGGTTGTGGCTGTGCTCGCAGTAGGATCGGTAATTGCATACAGAAAGGCCCGTGACATTTACATGATGTTGATTTACAGAACTGCTTAACGAATACGGTATCTGAGAATTGCTGCAACGCCACCCATGTTCATAAGCCGCTGACCTTCCTCGTGATCCGTAGAAATAATTTCTACATCTGAACTCATTTCCTCGGCCTTCTCAGCCATGAAATCTACAATGTCCTGCATCTCTTCAAGCTTCATATCCTCGCCGCACTCAGGACATTCCTTAGTATCGCTGATGTTCGCCTCTTCTTCAAATATTGAGTCTTCGTGACCGTTAGGACATTCGTAGATGGTCTTGAAGGATTCATAGTCCTCCGAAATAAGAACTGTATCTACAGCACCCATTCCCATGGCCTTGACTACTGGTTCAAGTCCGTACTCTGACTTGCCGTTCTCCTCTTTCAGGTTCTTGAGGAACTTGTTGACTATCTGCTTCTCTCTGACGGCCTCTGAGTCCTCGATTGCGTCCTCTGCCTTCTGAACAAGTTCTTTCAGTGCTCCTTCTCCTGAGTGACCTAGGGATTTGTTTGCAATTACCTTATCCTGTAGCTCCTGGTGTAGGTAGTCGTCATTAACTAGCTTATCCTTTACAAAACCAGGGCCTCCGATGATTATTCCCAGTAGCTTGTCTTCGCGGGCTTTTCCCATGAATGCGTTCTTTGACTTCTCTGCTATCTCCTGTAAGAATGATTTAAGCATCTCTTTTCTCAAACGGGCGAATCTCTGCGCTGACTGTCCTCCGGCCCTTGTTTTTCCAGGTACGTTTGATGAAAGCGTGTATGCTGTCTTCACTGATGATCCCTGAAGATATCCGATAGCGGCCTCGTTCTTATCTGCGACAATCAGGCCGTAGACTCTGTCATCTACAATCATGTCTCTCAGCGGATCCAGTATAAACTCTTTGTCACAACGGTATCTCCGTGACTCAACTGGCTGTGGAGGGATTACTTCCCAGAGCTGGATGTCAGGCCTTCCCTCTCTTTCAGAAACGTTTCCAGCGAAAAATGCTACCCCGTTCTCCGGTGTAACAGGCTCTTCTTTTACTCGACGTGAGATCTTGTCGAGTGCGGCCTGCACATTCTTCCGCGTATGCTTCGACTTGATGTTCTCCGCTTCAGAAGACTCCGATGTAAGGAACTCGGAAATCTTCGACATGTCGTATCCTGCTGGGATATACAGCGATACCAGTTCCGTGTTTCGGCCTCTGATATCTTCCAGCTTGTTGACAAGTTTCTTCAGCTGGTACTTGTTCATTTCCTGATGGTTTTCTCCGTGGCTCATGCAGAAACTTGAGGCCTGAATTCTTTTAACTACTTCAGAAACTTCGAATAAAGAGAATAGAAGGAAATAAGAGAAAGGTTACTGGACAACTACCAGTGCTTTCTCGGTCTCCAGCATTTCCCCCTCTCCAGTGTACTTTCTTTCCTCTCTGACCTTGAACATTTCTGGCTTGAGGTGCTCTCCAGCTACTTCAAGTCTTCCTCCGTCAATCATGAATTCTTCGTTCTCTAGAGCCTCTTCAATCTCTGAGACCTTGTCGCCGTACTTTGGCCCGGCCTTTGAGTAGTTGAGATCGATGTCGATGATCTTTTTCTCTGTCTCTGGTTCTCCTTCCTCTGAGGCCAGGTTCTGGATGTGCATGGTTTCCTTGATTGCTTCTTCCATGCCTGCGATGTTTCCGTAGACTGTTACCGAGTTAAGCTCCTCGTTGAGAGCCATCTGGTTACTGGACTTGTACTTTCTGAGTGCGGAGATTACTTCCATCGCCGTCTCGCCGGCCTCGAGATCTGCTTCAACTTCTGATTCCTCAGGCCATTTGGCTCGGTGAATGGTGTTGTTCTCGTGCATCTGGTTCCAGATCTCCTCTGTAATGTGAGGGATGAATGGCGCGAACATCTTGACGATCGCTCTGTGAACCTCCTGAAGTGCGTATTCTGCTGAGCTGTTGTTTTCTCCGTCAAGCCTCTGTTTGGCGATCTCCAGGTAGTCGTCGCAGAATGTGTGCCAGAAGAAGTACCTGAGTTTGTCACGGGCCTTTGAGAACTCGTAGGCATCCATGTGCTCTGTAACTTCTTCCAGAGTGTCGTCCAGTTCTGCGAAAATCCATTTATCGACTTCCTCAAGTTTCTCCTCGTTGAAATCTGATCTTTCGTGAGGTGTCAGGTTGTCAACTAGCTTTGATGCATTCCACAGCTTTCTCAGAAGTTTCTCTCCCGAGATCAGGTCTTTCTCCTTCAGCGGTAGATCGTCGCCTGGCTTGACTGCTCCAGCCCAGTAACGGGCCGCGTCAACAGGATAGTCTTCGAGGATCTCCTGAGGTGTTGTAACGTTGCCTCGGGACTTGCTCATTTTCTCCCTGTTCTCGTCGAGGACGTGGCCGTGATTCATTGTGCCTTCGAAAGGAGTCTCTCCTGTGTGCTCGTAGCACTTGACAACCGTGTGGAAAAGCCAGAAACTGATGATATCGTGGCCTTCAGGTCTTAGATTGAACTGGTAGAGTTCCGGCCTCTTCATCTCGTATTCTTCTGATTCCGGGTCCCAGTGCCATCCAGCGTTGATCAGCGGTGTAAGTGAGGAAGTAGCCCAAGTGTCGAAGACATCTTTCTCAGGCCTGAACTCGTCGTGTCCACATTCCGGACATTCTGAGATAGGAGCCTCGTCTTCTATAGGGTCGACAGGAAGGTTTTCCTTGTCTGCGATTACTTCTTCTCCACAGTCATCACAGTACCAGACTGGGAATGGAATTCCGGAGTCTCTCTGTCGGCTGATACACCAGTCCCACTGAAGGCCTTCAATCCAGTTCTTGTATCGTGTAAACATTTTCTCCGGGAACCAGTCCATTTCTTCGCCGGCTTCAAGGTACTTGTCCTTGTGATCGAGCAGTTCAACGTACCATTGCTCTGTAACCATGAATTCGATGTCTTCATCGCATCTTTCGTGGACCTGGACTGTGTGCGTGATCTCTCTTCTGTCAACCAGAAGGCCTTCGCTGTCGAGATCCTCTACAATCTTTTCTCTGGCCTCTTTTGTGTCCATGCCGTGGTAGTCTTCGGCTAGGTCTGTCATTGTTCCATCTCTGTCGATTGCAACTCTGAGATCGAGGTTGTGGGCCTGGTACCAGTCGATGTCGTTCTGGTCTCCGAATGTACAGCACATAACGACTCCTGTACCGGTTTCCATGTCGACTCTCTCGTCTTCAATTATTGGGACTTCGTAGTCGAAAAGCGGAACCTCTACTTTTTCTCCAGCTAGGTGATTGTTGCTCTCATCGTCAGGGTGGACGAACAGCGCTACACATGCTGGAAGAAGTTCAGGCCTTGTAGTTGAGATAATGACTGAGCCATTTCCTGTGGCCAGAGGGAATTCGATATCATTGAAGTGTGAGTGTCTTTCTGCGTCCTCTGTCTCAACCTGTGAAATAGCTGTCTCGCATTCCGGACACCAGATTGCAGGCCCTTTCTTTCGATATTCTCTGTCCTGCTCGTATAGATCAATGAAGGACAGCTGGCTGACTTTCTGTACTTCCGGGTCGATAGTCTTGTAGGTATTGTTCCAGTCCATGGAGAATGCGAACTCCTTCATGATGTCCTCGAACTCCTGTTCGTATTCTGTACAGACTTCGCGGACCTTCTTCTGGAACTCTCTTCTCTCAAAGTTCTGGTGCTTGATTCCCAGCTCTTTTTCTGTCAGCCTCTCCGATGCAATTCCGTTGTTGTCGTATCCGAACGGGAAGAAAACGTCTTTTCCTCTCATTCTCTGGAATCGGGCCTGGAAATCTGTTAGCGTGTTTCCATATGTGTGGCCAAAGTGCAGGTTGCCTGAAACTGTTGGAGGCGGTGTATCAATGGAGAATACTTCTCCTTCTCCACCCTTGTACCTGTAGGTATCTTTTTCTTCCCATTTTTGCTGCCATTTCTGTTCAATTTTTTCCGGATTGTAGTTTCCTTCCATTGTTTTAGAGGCCTCGATTAGATAAGCTGAAATGATTCTTAAATGATTTTAAACTTTCAAAGCGTGAAACCAGTGAATTTAGGTAGAACTTCATAGCATCAATTTTAGAGAAAAATCCGCAGAATATATTTGAAAACTTGATAGATGGAGAATTCAGATTATTCGATAGCAGCCGCTGGGCATACAAAACGTTCACCCTTCCGCAAAAAGCCAGCAGCTCTCATACAGAACAACTGGGCCTCTAACTGTTTTAAAATTTATACCTGTAAGGATCAGAGACATAGTATGGAAATTCTAGTTGTAGGAGACTGTCACGGAGAAATCCCGGAAATCCCTGATGATAGAGATTTTGACCTTGTTCTGGCCGTAGGAGATATCTGCGGTGGAACCGATGAAATGAGGTCGGCCATGTTCAAGGCAAGAGATGAAGAGAGGGAATGGCAGGAAATTTTTGGTCTGGAAGAGGCCGAGAAGGAAGTTGAGAACTCTATTGAGGAAGGTAAAGAAATACTTGAAAAATTGAATTCTCTCGGAGTGCCGGTTCTGATAGTTCCGGGTAACTGGGACTGGACTGGTGAAAACTCGGACTGGAGTTTTCTGGAAGGCAATGGATATCCGCAAATGCTTGAAGAATTCGAAAATGTTCACAATCTCAACTTTGATGCTGAAGAAATCAATGGCTGGAAGTTTGTAGGTTACGGGCCTTGTTCTGGTCCAGAACTACCTCAGTATGAGGATGATGAACCGGAAACTGAAGAGGAGCGAGAAGAAATGCAGGAAGACTATGATGATAAGAAGGAAAAACTGCAGGGCCTAATGGAGGGCTCAGAGAAAACTGTCCTACTATCTCATAACGCACCGCATAATACTTCTCTGGATAAAATAGACAATGAGGACAGCCCTGTTCACGGCCGCCATTACGGTTCGGTCATAGTCAGAGAACTGATTGAAGAATTCTCGCCGGAGTTCTCTGTAGCAGGCCATATGCACGAGGCAGAAGGAGAGGAAAAAGTAGAAGAGACAGATTGCCTGAATACAGGTATCAACACTGTATGGCTGCTTGATACCGAGAAAGGCTTCCAGAAGCTCTAGGAGAAACGTTCTAGAGAGGCCTCTCCTGGAAACTCCATGCCGTCATAGGCGAAAACTACTTTTCCATCAATATTTTCCTCTATGTATTCTTTCTGCTCATCAAGATCTGAGTCAAGCAGCGCATATCCGAAGTGCGTGATAATACAGGTTGAGGCCTCTACATTTTCCATTATGTCTGGGACTTCATCGATAGCTGTATGGCCTTTTACAGAGTTTCCTTTAGGCCTTGTACAGTAGATAACCATTACATCACAGTCTTCATACAGACCTAGAAGTTCCTCTGAGTACTGTGTATCGGTCCAGAAACCTATCTTTTTCTCATCTATCTCAAGTGTAAATCCCTGTGTTCTTGGGTCTCCGTGGAACATTTCCTGTGATTCAATCTTGAGATCCTTGAACTCATGCTCTGAGCCTTCCTCCATTTTCTCTACTCTTGAGCAAAGGCCTTCGTGATAATTCGAGATGGATTTCTCGATATCGCCGTATCCATTCAATGCGGTTTCGTTTGCGAAGACAGATGCCTGATTGTCGTAGGCCTCAGTTATCATCTCGATGATAGGTTCTGCATCGCTGCTGTGGTCTGGATGTGCGTGTGATACTATCAGGCCTTCCACTTCGTCAGGGTTTTCCAGTTCCTTGTTGGCGTATACCAGTGCGCCAGGCCCTGGATCTACGTGTAGCCTGGTCTCTTCTGTTTCAACGATTATTCCTGCGGTCCTTCTTCTCTGCTGTCCTGTAACGTATCTTCCGCCACCGGTTCCAAGGAATTTGAGTTTCATGAATAGTTTCTCGGCCTGAAATTTCAAAAACTAAACTTCTAAAACAGGCCTTTCCAAATTCTGTTGCATGGCCCGTGAATGGTTTCAGAACTCGGTGGTTTACCAG contains the following coding sequences:
- a CDS encoding metallophosphoesterase family protein, which codes for MEILVVGDCHGEIPEIPDDRDFDLVLAVGDICGGTDEMRSAMFKARDEEREWQEIFGLEEAEKEVENSIEEGKEILEKLNSLGVPVLIVPGNWDWTGENSDWSFLEGNGYPQMLEEFENVHNLNFDAEEINGWKFVGYGPCSGPELPQYEDDEPETEEEREEMQEDYDDKKEKLQGLMEGSEKTVLLSHNAPHNTSLDKIDNEDSPVHGRHYGSVIVRELIEEFSPEFSVAGHMHEAEGEEKVEETDCLNTGINTVWLLDTEKGFQKL
- the dcd gene encoding dCTP deaminase, with amino-acid sequence MAILSDKDIKQLIKEENAVYVEKGPELDEELQVGPSSIDLRLGYDFTFPQTRKMKALDTKDMDDFSRKQEDMKATAEEGVVVHPGEFVLGTTLETVNIPNDMVARIEGRSSYARLGLIPHAAGGFVDAGFEGQITLEIQNLGNVPITIYPEDRICQMAIETMTSEAENPYGDKKDSKYMGQKGATEARLDKEKR
- a CDS encoding DedA family protein, which translates into the protein MALEGVVQLILSLIQQHGVIAVMLGMVIEEVFVPVPSPIIPMAAGFLLLDATTLPAAVVQAFFLIALPASIASVLSSYFVYGIAYYGGEPIVRKYGKYLDISWEEIQHLEDHFDSGREKYYVAIFRAIPIVPLSLISGSAGLFKMDWKQYGIWSFIGMVPRNFVLALIGWWIGSEDYLRQIAGLIDNLSTLVLVVAVLAVGSVIAYRKARDIYMMLIYRTA
- a CDS encoding MBL fold metallo-hydrolase; its protein translation is MKLKFLGTGGGRYVTGQQRRRTAGIIVETEETRLHVDPGPGALVYANKELENPDEVEGLIVSHAHPDHSSDAEPIIEMITEAYDNQASVFANETALNGYGDIEKSISNYHEGLCSRVEKMEEGSEHEFKDLKIESQEMFHGDPRTQGFTLEIDEKKIGFWTDTQYSEELLGLYEDCDVMVIYCTRPKGNSVKGHTAIDEVPDIMENVEASTCIITHFGYALLDSDLDEQKEYIEENIDGKVVFAYDGMEFPGEASLERFS
- the prf1 gene encoding peptide chain release factor aRF-1, encoding MSHGENHQEMNKYQLKKLVNKLEDIRGRNTELVSLYIPAGYDMSKISEFLTSESSEAENIKSKHTRKNVQAALDKISRRVKEEPVTPENGVAFFAGNVSEREGRPDIQLWEVIPPQPVESRRYRCDKEFILDPLRDMIVDDRVYGLIVADKNEAAIGYLQGSSVKTAYTLSSNVPGKTRAGGQSAQRFARLRKEMLKSFLQEIAEKSKNAFMGKAREDKLLGIIIGGPGFVKDKLVNDDYLHQELQDKVIANKSLGHSGEGALKELVQKAEDAIEDSEAVREKQIVNKFLKNLKEENGKSEYGLEPVVKAMGMGAVDTVLISEDYESFKTIYECPNGHEDSIFEEEANISDTKECPECGEDMKLEEMQDIVDFMAEKAEEMSSDVEIISTDHEEGQRLMNMGGVAAILRYRIR
- a CDS encoding TatD family hydrolase, with amino-acid sequence MKPVDAHCHIDFDQFKDDREEVIERSKEELEFIVNAGSCVENNEQALKLQEKYPDFVVANLGLHPTYTEKFDQLEEVKEQIRDNDPVAVGEIGLDHHHITDEAVRDRQREVFREMLALAEDLEKPVVVHSRDAEREAVEIISEYDLPGVMLHCFNGSVELATDAVEKGFLIGVTTQVLYSNRVQNIVRDIDVDNLLLETDSPFLYRGDRNEPLNVAESAKKIAEIKELNEEEVIESTTGNARKLFRNG
- a CDS encoding valine--tRNA ligase: MEGNYNPEKIEQKWQQKWEEKDTYRYKGGEGEVFSIDTPPPTVSGNLHFGHTYGNTLTDFQARFQRMRGKDVFFPFGYDNNGIASERLTEKELGIKHQNFERREFQKKVREVCTEYEQEFEDIMKEFAFSMDWNNTYKTIDPEVQKVSQLSFIDLYEQDREYRKKGPAIWCPECETAISQVETEDAERHSHFNDIEFPLATGNGSVIISTTRPELLPACVALFVHPDDESNNHLAGEKVEVPLFDYEVPIIEDERVDMETGTGVVMCCTFGDQNDIDWYQAHNLDLRVAIDRDGTMTDLAEDYHGMDTKEAREKIVEDLDSEGLLVDRREITHTVQVHERCDEDIEFMVTEQWYVELLDHKDKYLEAGEEMDWFPEKMFTRYKNWIEGLQWDWCISRQRDSGIPFPVWYCDDCGEEVIADKENLPVDPIEDEAPISECPECGHDEFRPEKDVFDTWATSSLTPLINAGWHWDPESEEYEMKRPELYQFNLRPEGHDIISFWLFHTVVKCYEHTGETPFEGTMNHGHVLDENREKMSKSRGNVTTPQEILEDYPVDAARYWAGAVKPGDDLPLKEKDLISGEKLLRKLWNASKLVDNLTPHERSDFNEEKLEEVDKWIFAELDDTLEEVTEHMDAYEFSKARDKLRYFFWHTFCDDYLEIAKQRLDGENNSSAEYALQEVHRAIVKMFAPFIPHITEEIWNQMHENNTIHRAKWPEESEVEADLEAGETAMEVISALRKYKSSNQMALNEELNSVTVYGNIAGMEEAIKETMHIQNLASEEGEPETEKKIIDIDLNYSKAGPKYGDKVSEIEEALENEEFMIDGGRLEVAGEHLKPEMFKVREERKYTGEGEMLETEKALVVVQ